A stretch of Miscanthus floridulus cultivar M001 chromosome 13, ASM1932011v1, whole genome shotgun sequence DNA encodes these proteins:
- the LOC136500586 gene encoding 4-coumarate--CoA ligase 1-like, with product MSNATLMVRTYINYYMANPMSTPHEIANQIAASGATVVFTEYMAVDKLPVKADGGLTVVLIDARRDGCLHFWDDVMASVPDEEVDDEDQEEAEAAAGFDPDDVVALPYSSGTTGLPKGVMLTHRSLSTSVAQQVDGDNPNIGFTADDVILCSLPMFHIYSLNTIMMCGLRVGAAIVVMRRFDLARMMQLVERHRITIAPLVPPIVVAVAKSDEAASHDLSSVRMVLSGAAPMGKDIEDAFMAKLPGAVLGQGYGMTEAGPVLSMCLAFAKEPFKVKSGACGTVVRNAELKIVDPDTGKSLGRNLPGEICIRGQQIMKGYLNNPEATKNSIDADGWLHTGDVGFVDDDDEIFIVDRLKEIIKYKGLQVAPAELEALLITHPSIADAAVIGKQVEPEIGEIPVAFVAKAKGTELSEDDVKQFVAKEVIYYKKVREVIFVDKIPKAPSGKILRKELRKQLQQQQQVV from the exons ATGAGCAATGCAACTTTGATggttagaacttatattaattaTTACATGGCCAACCCCATGTCCACGCCGCACGAGATCGCCAACCAGATCGCGGCCTCCGGCGCCACCGTCGTGTTCACGGAGTACATGGCCGTGGACAAGCTCCCCGTCAAGGCCGACGGCGGACTCACGGTCGTCCTCATCGACGCGCGCCGCGACGGGTGCCTCCACTTCTGGGACGACGTCATGGCCAGCGTCCCCGACGAAGAGGTCGACGACGAGGACCAAGAAGAAGCAGAAGCGGCGGCGGGCTTCGACCCCGACGACGTGGTGGCGCTGCCCTACTCGTCCGGCACGACGGGGCTCCCCAAGGGCGTGATGCTGACGCACCGGAGCCTGAGCACCAGCGTGGCGCAGCAGGTGGACGGCGACAACCCCAACATAGGCTTCACCGCGGACGACGTAATCCTGTGCTCGCTGCCCATGTTCCACATCTACTCGCTCAACACCATCATGATGTGCGGCCTCCGCGTCGGCGCCGCCATCGTGGTCATGCGCCGCTTCGACCTCGCCAGGATGATGCAGCTCGTGGAGCGCCACCGGATCACCATCGCCCCGCTGGTGCCGCCCATCGTGGTCGCCGTGGCCAAGAGCGACGAGGCAGCGTCCCACGACCTGTCGTCCGTCAGGATGGTGCTCTCCGGCGCCGCGCCCATGGGGAAGGACATCGAGGACGCCTTCATGGCCAAGCTCCCCGGCGCCGTGCTCGGACAG GGGTACGGCATGACGGAGGCCGGGCCGGTGCTGTCCATGTGCCTGGCGTTCGCCAAGGAGCCCTTCAAGGTGAAGTCCGGCGCGTGCGGCACGGTGGTGCGCAACGCCGAGCTCAAGATCGTCGACCCGGACACCGGTAAGTCTCTCGGCCGGAACCTCCCCGGAGAGATCTGCATCAGGGGCCAGCAGATCATGAAAG GTTACCTGAACAACCCGGAGGCGACGAAGAATAGCATCGACGCCGACGGGTGGCTGCACACTGGCGACGTCGGCTttgtggacgacgacgacgagatcTTCATCGTGGACAGGCTTAAGGAGATCATCAAGTACAAGGGCCTCCAGGTGGCCCCCGCAGAGCTAGAGGCCCTGCTCATCACCCACCCAAGCATCGCCGATGCCGCTGTCATCGG GAAACAAGTCGAGCCAGAAATCGGGGAAATCCCGGTCGCCTTTGTGGCCAAGGCCAAAGGGACCGAGCTCAGCGAAGATGACGTGAAACAATTTGTAGCCAAGGAG GTGATCTACTACAAGAAGGTCCGTGAAGTGATCTTCGTGGACAAGATCCCCAAGGCTCCATCGGGCAAGATATTGCGCAAGGAGCTAAGGAAGCagcttcagcagcagcagcaagtggTGTGA
- the LOC136500807 gene encoding 4-coumarate--CoA ligase 1-like isoform X2, with product MWSTEEQQQPVAVVEEASPEIIFRSKLPDIAINNTLPLHRYCFERHPEVADRPCLIDGATGAVLTYAEVDRLTRRLAAALRRAPLGLGRGAVVMNLMLNSAEFVLSFFAASRVGAAVTTANPMSTPHEIANQIAASGATVVFTEYMAVDKLPVKADGGLTVVLIDARRDGCLHFWDDVMASVADDEDQEEAEAAAGFDPDDVVALPYSSGTTGLPKGVMLTHRSLSTSMAQQVDGDNPNIGFTADDVILCSLPMFHIYSLNTIMMCGLRVGAAIVVMRRFDLTRMMQLVERHRITIAPLVPPIVVAVAKSDEAASHDLSSVRMVLSGAAPMGKDIEDAFMAKLPGAVLGQGYGMTEAGPVLSMCLGFAKEPFKVKSGACGTVVRNAELKIVDPDTGKSLGRNLPGEICIRGQQIMKGYLNNPEATKNSIDADGWLHTGDVGFVDDDDEIFIVDRLKEIIKYKGLQVAPAELEALLITHPSIADAAVIGKQVEPEIGEIPVAFVAKAKGTELSEDDVKQFVAKEVIYYKKVREVIFVDKIPKAPSGKILRKELRKQLQQQQQVV from the exons ATGTGGTccaccgaggagcagcagcagccggtggCCGTCGTGGAGGAGGCGTCGCCGGAGATCATCTTCCGGTCCAAACTCCCtgacatcgccatcaacaacaccCTCCCGCTGCATCGCTACTGCTTCGAGCGCCACCCCGAGGTGGCCGACCGCCCCTGCCTCATCGACGGCGCGACGGGCGCCGTGCTCACCTACGCCGAGGTGGACCGCCTGACCCGGCGCCTGGCCGCGGCGCTCCGGCGCGCGCCGCTGGGGCTCGGCCGTGGCGCGGTGGTGATGAACCTCATGCTCAACTCGGCCGAGTTCGTGCTCTCCTTCTTCGCCGCGTCCCGCGTGGGCGCCGCGGTCACCACCGCCAACCCGATGTCCACGCCGCACGAGATCGCCAACCAGATCGCGGCCTCCGGCGCCACCGTCGTGTTCACGGAGTACATGGCCGTGGACAAGCTCCCCGTCAAGGCGGACGGCGGACTCACGGTCGTCCTCATCGACGCGCGCCGCGACGGGTGCCTCCACTTCTGGGACGACGTCATGGCCAGCGTCGCCGACGACGAGGACCAAGAAGAAGCAGAAGCGGCGGCGGGCTTCGACCCAGACGACGTGGTGGCGCTGCCCTACTCGTCCGGCACGACGGGGCTCCCCAAGGGCGTGATGCTGACGCACCGGAGCCTGAGCACCAGCATGGCGCAGCAGGTGGACGGCGACAACCCCAACATCGGCTTCACCGCGGACGACGTAATCCTGTGCTCGCTGCCCATGTTCCACATCTACTCGCTCAACACCATCATGATGTGCGGCCTCCGCGTCGGCGCCGCCATCGTGGTCATGCGCCGCTTCGACCTCACCAGGATGATGCAGCTCGTGGAGCGCCACCGGATCACCATCGCCCCGCTGGTGCCGCCCATCGTGGTCGCCGTGGCCAAGAGCGACGAGGCCGCGTCCCACGACCTGTCGTCCGTCAGGATGGTGCTCTCCGGCGCCGCGCCCATGGGGAAGGACATCGAGGACGCCTTCATGGCCAAGCTCCCCGGCGCCGTGCTCGGACAG GGGTACGGCATGACGGAGGCCGGGCCGGTGCTGTCCATGTGCCTGGGGTTCGCCAAGGAGCCCTTCAAGGTGAAGTCCGGCGCGTGCGGCACGGTGGTGCGCAACGCCGAGCTCAAGATCGTCGACCCGGACACCGGTAAGTCTCTCGGCCGGAACCTCCCCGGAGAGATCTGCATCAGGGGCCAGCAGATCATGAAAG GTTACCTGAACAACCCGGAGGCGACGAAGAATAGCATCGACGCCGACGGGTGGCTGCACACTGGCGACGTCGGCTttgtggacgacgacgacgagatcTTCATCGTGGACAGGCTTAAGGAGATCATCAAGTACAAGGGCCTCCAGGTGGCCCCCGCAGAGCTAGAGGCCCTGCTCATCACCCACCCAAGCATCGCCGATGCCGCTGTCATCGG GAAACAAGTCGAGCCAGAAATCGGGGAAATCCCGGTCGCCTTTGTGGCCAAGGCCAAAGGGACCGAGCTCAGCGAAGATGACGTGAAACAATTTGTAGCCAAGGAG GTGATCTACTACAAGAAGGTCCGTGAAGTGATCTTCGTGGACAAGATCCCCAAGGCTCCATCGGGCAAGATATTGCGCAAGGAGCTAAGGAAGCagcttcagcagcagcagcaagtggTGTGA